The genomic interval ATGCGAGATGCGATATCGGTGATCCGCTTGCACGTTGCTCGTCGGCCTTGAAGACGGAGTTCGGGAGAATCGAGTTTCGCTTGCCTGCGCTTCCGCCGGACTCGAACCGGACGAGTGCCAGCCTCGATCAACCCGGATGCTTCTTCGGTTGTCTCACTCGTGCTTTCGTCAATTTCTTCGTAGTCGCCTTCCTCTTCTGCGCTGGCTTCATCGCCAACAATCCCGTCGGGCGTCTGAACAACATCACGGTCGGACATCTGAGGTAAGGAAGCAGTTTGGTCGGTGACTACGAGAGATGTGTTCTCGGTCTCGGGGGGTCGCTGTGGGTTCGGACGAGTCAGCTATGGGGGTTGAACTTGGAGAGGATTCATTAGACGACATGGAAGTCTCAGGTTTTTAGAGGGGTGAAACCCAGTGAACGAGCCCGGATACGAGATAAAGGACATTGGATCATACCCCGCGGGTAGAAACAAGGGGCTGAGGCGGCCGCCGGATTTTGCGCGGGCGTGGAATTGAGACGGGAAAAGACGCCCGGCAGCAGTTGCGTGGACCGGCGAACGTGTCGCGGCGGCCGGTCCGACTACTTACCACATCACGCGGCGGCCGGAGCCGGTCGGGCCCGGCGGCGGAACCGCCCGACCAACCCGAGGCCGGCCAACCCGAGGCCGGCCAGGGCCGCGGTGCCCGGCTCGGGGGTCGTCGGCCCGATCGTCATCGGCGTCACGGTCACATCGATCCCGCCGCCGACGAACGAGTAGCCCGCCGGTTGGGGCACGGTCGGTTCGGTGTAGGCGGCGGCGCTGACGGTGTACTGGGTCGACCCGAGGGTCAGCGTTTGCGTGGCCGGGCTCGTGAACAGGTTTCCCAGCGGGTTCCCGGACGCGTTTCCGAGCAAATATTGGTTGACGTCGAAGGAACCTTGCAGCACCCCCGCGATCGTCACCGACCCGGTCTGCCCGGTGGCACCGTCCGTGAGGTTCAGCGTAAGTGAGTAGGGGGAGTCGAACGGGATCGTGGGTGTGTTCAAAGTTTGTCGGTAGGTTTTTACGCGGCCAACGTTTTGGGGGTTGCCGCCGGTCGTGTCCTCGGGTGGGTGGCCCAGAACCCGTCCCAGAACGCGGGGCCACTTTGGTAGATGGCCCGCAACGCGGCGACGGCCGCGGCCCCGTTCACCGTCCACCGCATCCCGGCTCCCTTCAACCGGGCTCCGACGACTTTACACCCGGCTTCCGTCGGTCCACTCCCGAGGTCGTACCCGGCCGCACGGTACGCCGGGTAATCGGTCCGGTGAAGGGTTCCGTCGAAGTACCCGAGGAGTAATCGCCGGGCCTCGTCGGCCGCGTCCCCCGACGGCAACGGCTGGTCCCGAATCCACGCCACGAACCCGGCCCCACCGCGGTCGTACAACGTGCCCTTGGCCCGGTCCACCCACGACTCCCGCGTGGCCTCGTCGGCCCACACCGCCCGGGCATACGTGTGGAGGTGTTCGACCGCGTGATACCAGTCCAGGATGCACAACAACCCGTCGTCGAAATGCCGCCGTAATCCGGCTTCCAACCCGTTCCCGGCGTCCGACACCGCGATCACCCGGTCGACGCGGCCGAACCCGCGGGCAATGGCCCGCTGACGCAACCCCGCACACACCTGGTCGAGGTTCCAATCCGTCACGTACTCGGTCCCCGTCTTGTCCGGCGTGTACACCAGCCCGATGTACAGCATCCGGCTGTCCGCCTGCGTTCCGTCCGGGTGTTGGATCGGGACGCGGAACGCATCCAACCCGAGATACCCGATCGTCGTCGTCTGGTCCGGGGCGGTGAAATCCCAGGCCGGTTGGGGCGGGGACGGGACCACCACGCTCCCCGCCCGGGTCCGGGCGATCCACTCCTGGCCGGCCCGCTCGGTCGCCCGCCAGACGGTCCCGGCCGACACCCGCCGACCGGCGAATCGGCGGAGCAAGTCGTCGGCCCCGTCGGCGAACGAGGCCAGCACTCCGGCCAAGGTGACCAACGGCCGGAACCCCGGGCTGAGGGCGTCGGCTTGCAGCCCCAGGGTGGCGTCGGCCGGACACGTCCCGGTCTGACACGCCCGGCAGTGGTAGTACGCTCGGGACACGTCGACATCCCCGGTCAAGGTCACGATCCGGCGGGACCGCCAGGCGTGGAACCGGGCGTCCGCCCGGCACTCCGGGCACACGATGCTCGACCCCTGGTACCCCCTTTTT from Fimbriiglobus ruber carries:
- a CDS encoding PEP-CTERM sorting domain-containing protein; this translates as MNTPTIPFDSPYSLTLNLTDGATGQTGSVTIAGVLQGSFDVNQYLLGNASGNPLGNLFTSPATQTLTLGSTQYTVSAAAYTEPTVPQPAGYSFVGGGIDVTVTPMTIGPTTPEPGTAALAGLGLAGLGLVGRFRRRARPAPAAA